In Fibrobacter sp. UWEL, one genomic interval encodes:
- the pyk gene encoding pyruvate kinase, whose translation MFTHKTKIVCSMGPTTKDDDVVSRLIIAGMNVARFNFSHGSHESHKEAMDRVKRVSASLKRPIALMLDTKGPEIRTGNTEGDAVIQFNKGDKVWVTVDDTLTRGAAGSEPAKLSLSWKELPQKVQPGHRILIADGLLELDVEETDGFTVKCVAKNSAAIGSKKNVNLIGLHAGLPIMSEQDKNDIKFGAEQDVDFVAASFVSYASEVQEIRRYLESLNSKAKIIAKIENEEGLNNIREIASTADGIMIARGDLGVQLPTEKIPLAQKHIIRVCRQLGKPVITATQMLDSMIQHPRPTRAELTDVANAIFDGTDAVMLSGETANGLYPIEAVETLVRVAVTVEYSPEYYKKMRESFEMDLQGDMSRIVSQNAYQTAREVKAAALITPTLTGNTARMISMFRPSQPILAVTPYAQVKRQLLLNWGVFPLYADQVNDSDSMVQNAIKSAHDAGAVHISDLIVMASGYPISAQIVNTIRVLHVGNELVKGEQGGCASADVERANGRILRAKTPTEAYMLLRRDSNEILLCNTLTEEYIPVLRDVRGVIVEGESRIPAETLPLINPRLVWLTNAKNAFNALESGMAVTIDGKRLVVYEGTL comes from the coding sequence ATGTTCACCCACAAGACAAAAATTGTATGCTCCATGGGCCCCACCACTAAGGACGACGACGTAGTCTCCCGCCTGATTATCGCAGGCATGAACGTGGCCCGTTTCAATTTTTCTCATGGCTCCCACGAATCCCACAAGGAAGCCATGGACAGGGTGAAGCGCGTTTCCGCAAGCCTCAAGCGCCCCATCGCATTGATGCTGGACACCAAGGGTCCCGAAATCCGTACCGGCAATACCGAGGGCGATGCAGTCATTCAGTTCAACAAGGGCGACAAGGTCTGGGTTACCGTTGACGATACGTTGACTCGCGGCGCTGCAGGTTCGGAACCGGCAAAGTTGAGCCTGTCCTGGAAGGAATTGCCCCAGAAGGTTCAGCCCGGCCACCGCATTTTGATTGCCGACGGCCTCCTGGAACTGGACGTAGAAGAAACTGATGGTTTTACCGTCAAGTGTGTGGCCAAGAACTCCGCCGCCATCGGAAGCAAGAAGAACGTGAACCTCATCGGTTTGCACGCCGGCCTTCCCATCATGAGCGAACAGGACAAGAACGACATTAAGTTCGGCGCCGAACAGGACGTAGACTTTGTGGCAGCCTCCTTCGTAAGCTACGCCAGCGAAGTGCAGGAAATCCGCCGCTACCTGGAAAGTCTCAATTCCAAGGCAAAGATTATTGCCAAGATCGAAAACGAAGAAGGTCTGAACAACATCCGCGAAATTGCAAGCACTGCAGACGGCATCATGATTGCCCGCGGTGACCTTGGCGTTCAGCTGCCCACCGAAAAGATTCCTCTGGCACAGAAGCACATTATCCGCGTTTGCCGCCAATTGGGCAAGCCGGTGATTACCGCCACCCAGATGTTGGATTCCATGATCCAGCATCCCCGCCCCACTCGTGCGGAACTGACCGACGTAGCAAACGCTATTTTTGACGGTACCGACGCCGTGATGCTCTCTGGCGAAACCGCCAACGGACTCTATCCCATCGAAGCGGTGGAAACTCTGGTCCGCGTGGCTGTTACCGTTGAATACTCCCCGGAATACTACAAGAAGATGCGCGAATCCTTCGAGATGGATCTGCAGGGCGACATGAGCCGCATCGTGTCCCAGAATGCCTACCAGACCGCTCGCGAAGTGAAGGCAGCCGCATTGATTACCCCCACCCTGACGGGAAACACCGCCCGCATGATCAGCATGTTCCGTCCCAGCCAGCCCATTTTGGCTGTGACCCCCTACGCTCAGGTCAAGCGCCAGCTGCTTTTGAACTGGGGCGTATTCCCCCTGTATGCTGACCAGGTGAACGATTCCGATTCCATGGTGCAGAACGCCATCAAGAGTGCCCACGATGCCGGCGCCGTCCACATTTCCGACCTGATTGTCATGGCTTCTGGCTATCCCATTTCTGCCCAGATCGTGAACACCATCCGCGTGCTTCACGTAGGTAACGAACTGGTGAAGGGCGAACAGGGCGGCTGCGCCTCTGCCGATGTGGAACGCGCCAACGGCCGTATCCTTCGCGCAAAGACACCCACCGAAGCCTACATGCTTCTCCGTCGCGACAGCAACGAAATTCTGCTGTGCAATACCCTCACTGAAGAATACATCCCCGTGCTCCGTGACGTTCGCGGCGTAATCGTGGAAGGCGAAAGCAGAATCCCTGCAGAAACCCTGCCCCTGATTAACCCCCGCCTGGTATGGCTCACCAACGCCAAGAACGCCTTCAACGCCCTGGAAAGCGGCATGGCCGTAACCATCGACGGAAAGAGATTGGTAGTGTACGAAGGAACGCTGTAA
- the rhuM gene encoding RhuM family protein translates to MDKINQENTLEKSQVGEIIAYHPEGSIHLDVRVVDDSVWLNRQQISLLFGRDVKTIGKHINNALQEELRDMPTVANFATVQREGERIVSRNIEHYNLDVILSVGYRVKSSNGVKFRRWANQVLKDHLLKGYSINQRLMLTEARIDQLHAETESRLSSLEKQVEFFVKANIPPAEGTIPAKSWWSGYDFAVQLIQSAQKEVVVIDPYANEVVVRLLAKRNPGVSALVYATRKNRTLQEEVDLLNRQMPSVKLVGMQNVHDRFIIVDETVYHLGASIKDLGKELTAFSILELLTKEQLLAMIGSK, encoded by the coding sequence ATGGATAAGATAAACCAAGAAAATACGCTTGAAAAATCACAAGTAGGAGAAATCATTGCATATCACCCTGAAGGATCCATACACTTAGATGTAAGGGTTGTAGACGATTCGGTGTGGTTGAATAGGCAACAAATCTCGTTGCTATTTGGTAGGGATGTCAAAACTATTGGCAAACATATCAATAACGCATTGCAAGAGGAGTTGCGGGATATGCCAACTGTCGCAAATTTTGCGACAGTTCAACGCGAAGGTGAAAGAATTGTGTCCAGAAATATTGAGCACTATAATCTTGACGTTATTCTTTCCGTAGGCTATCGTGTAAAGTCATCAAATGGCGTAAAGTTCCGTCGCTGGGCTAATCAAGTGCTTAAGGATCACTTGCTCAAAGGATACAGCATCAATCAGCGATTGATGTTGACGGAGGCGCGCATTGACCAACTGCATGCCGAAACAGAATCTCGACTTTCGTCTTTAGAAAAACAGGTTGAATTTTTCGTGAAAGCCAACATACCTCCTGCGGAAGGCACAATCCCTGCGAAATCCTGGTGGAGCGGCTACGATTTTGCTGTTCAACTGATTCAGTCCGCGCAAAAGGAGGTTGTGGTTATCGATCCTTATGCTAATGAAGTTGTAGTACGGCTTCTTGCTAAGCGGAATCCGGGCGTAAGTGCGCTTGTATATGCAACGCGGAAGAACCGCACTTTGCAAGAAGAGGTGGACTTGCTCAATCGCCAGATGCCGTCGGTGAAACTTGTTGGAATGCAGAACGTCCACGACCGTTTTATAATCGTGGACGAAACGGTTTATCACCTTGGCGCTTCCATCAAGGATCTTGGCAAGGAACTGACAGCGTTTTCTATTTTGGAATTGCTGACAAAGGAACAACTACTTGCTATGATAGGAAGCAAATAG